A genomic region of Cotesia glomerata isolate CgM1 linkage group LG9, MPM_Cglom_v2.3, whole genome shotgun sequence contains the following coding sequences:
- the LOC123271771 gene encoding G protein-coupled receptor kinase 2, producing the protein MELENIVANTVYLKAREGGGDSNKGKSKKWRKILQFPHISQCIYLQDKLDIKYSYVVDQQPIGRVLFRQFCQDLKPAYHRFNLLLDAIEKYEIEIDENRIELAKDLYEQYLKHENSEVSGILNDSVISQCEERLSSAGKDLFVQVSSIVKNYLAGEPFLQFRSSFYFYRYLQWKWLESQPVTYKTFRMYRVLGKGGFGEVCACQVRATGKMYACKKLEKKRIKKRKGESMVLIEKNILQKINSKFVVSLAYAYETKDALCLVLTIMNGGDLKFHIYNMGGEPGFDINRARFYAAEVVCGLEHLHLQGIVYRDCKPENILLDDHGHVRISDLGLAVEISEGDMVRGRVGTVGYMAPEVIDNEKYTFSPDWFSFGCLVYEMIEGQAPFRARKEKVKREEVDRRVKEDQEKYSHKFTEEAKNLCQQLLKKNPKNRLGCKCGRYGAKEVKLDSFFQCLNWKRVEAGMWDPPFIPDPHAVYAKDVLDIEQFSTVKGVNLDATDDTFYSQFNTGSVSIPWQNEMIETECFKELNVLGPDCSPTPDLLINYPLTNNDSRGCFPFRRKKKQNARTRQIPISDGHLLELSQSQGSELPAS; encoded by the exons ATGGAGTTGGAGAATATTGTAGCCAATACCGTTTATCTCAAAGCACGAgaag GCGGTGGTGACAGTAATAAAGGTAAAAGCAAAAAATGGCGAAAGATACTCCAATTTCCCCACATATCTCAATGCATTTATTTACAAGATAAGCTTG atATTAAGTACAGCTATGTCGTTGATCAACAACCTATCGGGCGAGTGCTCTTTAGGCAATTTTGCCAAGATTTAAAACCTGCCTATCATCGCTTCAATCTTCTGCTAGATGCCATTGAAAAGTATGAAATAGAAATAGACGAAAATCGAATAGAGTTAGCCAAAGACCTGTATGAACAGTATTTGAAACACGAAAATTCTGAAGTTTCGGGCATTCTTAATGATTCGGTGATATCCCAGTGCGAGGAACGTCTCAGTTCTGCGGgaaaagatttatttgttCAAGTGTCTTCGATTGTTAAAAACTATCTTGCCGGTGAACCTTTCTTGCAATTTCGTTCTAGTTTCTACTTCTATAG gtACCTACAATGGAAGTGGTTAGAATCACAGCCAGTAACTTACAAAACCTTCAGAATGTACAGAGTACTAGGAAAAGGCGGATTTGGAGAAGTATGTGCCTGCCAAGTTCGAGCGACTGGAAAAATGTATGCGTGCAAAAAGCTGGAGAAGAAACGAATAAAAAAACGCAAAGGCGAATCTATGGTACTAATAGAGAAAAACatactccaaaaaataaactcTAAGTTTGTAGTATCTTTGGCGTACGCATATGAAACAAAAGATGCACTCTGTCTCGTGCTAACAATAATGAATGGTGGTGATcttaaatttcatatttacaaTATGGGCGGTGAACCAGGTTTTGATATCAATAGAGCTCGATTTTACGCCGCTGAAGTGGTTTGTGGTCTCGAGCATCTTCATCTTCAAGGCATTGTTTATCGTGACTGTAAACCCGAGAACATACTTCTTGATGATCATGGACATGTGAGGATATCCGATCTCGGATTGGCCGTTGAAATTTCTGAAGGCGATATGGTGCGTGGTCGAGTGGGTACTGTTGGTTACATGGCGCCAGAAGTTattgataatgaaaaatacACCTTCTCACCCGACTGGTTCAGCTTCGGTTGTCTCGTTTATGAGATGATCGAGGGTCAAGCGCCGTTCAGAGCCCGGAAAGAGAAAGTTAAGCGCGAAGAAGTTGATCGACGTGTCAAGGAAGATCAAGAAAAATACTCTCACAAATTTACCGAGGAGGCCAAGAATTTGTGTCAACAGTTACTGAAGAAAAATCCAAAGAATCGGTTAGGGTGCAAGTGTGGTAGATACGGTGCGAAGGAAGTTAAGCTTGATAGTTTCTTTCAGTGCTTGAATTGGAAAAGAGTCGAGGCTGGTATGTGGGACCCGCCATTTATTCCAGAT cctcACGCGGTCTATGCAAAAGATGTATTAGATATTGAACAATTTTCAACTGTAAAAGGAGTTAATTTAGACGCAACAGACGATACATTTTACAGCCAATTTAATACTGGCAGTGTCTCAATACCGTGGCAGAATGAG atGATTGAGACTGAATGCTTCAAAGAGCTTAACGTACTCGGGCCAGATTGCTCACCCACGcctgatttattaataaattatccgCTGACAAATAATGATAGCCGTGGTTGCTTTCcatttagaagaaaaaaaaagcaaaatgcCCGAACAAGACAGATACCGATATCCGATGGACATTTACTTGAATTATCTCAGAGTCAAGGATCTGAATTGCCAGCCAGCTGA